One genomic window of Candidatus Kuenenia stuttgartiensis includes the following:
- a CDS encoding universal stress protein translates to MTNIITCIGRFHVSAAVCDAGAWASQRLNAHLKLLHVLDKSEYPIKGDLTGKIGLGSQEHLLDELTVLEEKHSKLAREHGKYMLEAAERRVREDGAKDISTLQRHGSLVETLMELEDETRLLVMGRRSAEHDNAAHPIGSNLENVIRTIHKPILIVLSKFSPPNCFMIAFDGSPTAQKALDMVAGSPLLKGLPCHLIMVCSGTDERKAQLESAFDKLVSAGFDVTQKTLEGKVEAALGTYQKENQIDLMVMGAYGHSRIRQFLAGSNTTAMLRTSDIPLLLLR, encoded by the coding sequence ATGACAAATATCATAACCTGTATTGGCCGCTTCCACGTCTCCGCAGCAGTATGTGATGCCGGGGCGTGGGCCAGCCAGCGCTTAAACGCACATTTGAAATTGCTTCATGTACTCGATAAGTCAGAATATCCCATCAAGGGGGACCTCACCGGAAAAATCGGACTAGGCAGCCAGGAGCATTTACTTGACGAACTAACAGTGCTGGAAGAAAAGCATAGTAAATTGGCGAGAGAGCACGGAAAATACATGCTGGAAGCCGCTGAGCGCCGTGTCAGAGAAGACGGAGCAAAAGATATTTCCACACTTCAGCGACACGGTAGTCTTGTAGAAACCCTGATGGAGCTTGAGGACGAGACGAGACTTCTGGTTATGGGACGCCGGAGTGCGGAACACGATAACGCCGCTCACCCGATTGGCAGTAATCTTGAGAATGTGATACGCACGATACACAAACCTATTCTGATTGTACTATCAAAATTCTCCCCTCCAAACTGCTTCATGATAGCCTTTGATGGCAGCCCGACCGCCCAAAAAGCGCTTGATATGGTGGCCGGAAGCCCGTTGCTGAAAGGCCTGCCCTGTCATCTGATTATGGTATGCAGTGGTACAGATGAACGGAAAGCGCAACTGGAATCAGCATTTGACAAGCTGGTTTCGGCTGGTTTTGACGTGACACAAAAGACGCTCGAAGGCAAGGTAGAGGCGGCGCTTGGTACCTATCAGAAAGAAAATCAAATTGATCTGATGGTAATGGGGGCATATGGACATTCACGTATCAGGCAGTTTCTGGCCGGAAGCAATACAACCGCTATGCTGCGTACGAGCGATATCCCTTTGTTACTGCTCAGATAA